ATGAGGACGCCAACCACGCCGCCCGCGTTCTGCGCCTCAAGGAGGGCGATCCGCTCTACGCCCTCGACGGCAAGGGCACCCTCTTCCATGCCGAGGTGACGGCCCTCGACAAGCGCGCGGTGACTTGCCGCGTGACGGCCCAGGAGTCCGCAGGCGGGGAGCTCGGCGTGCAGCTGACCCTCGTGCAGGGCATGCCCAAGGGTGAGAAGTTCGAGTGGATCGTCCAGAAGGCCACCGAGCTCGGCGTCTCGCGGATCGTCCCGGTTTTGACCGAGCGCTCGGTGGTGAAGATCCAGGGTGACAAGGCCCAGGACAAGGTGCGCCGCTGGCAGGCGATCGCCAAGGAAGCGGCCGAGCAATGCGAGCGGGCCCTGGTCCCCACCGTCGAGGCGCCCATTCCCTTTCGCGCATGGCTTGCGGCTTCGCAGGCAGAGGCCGTGACGCGCCTGGCGTGCCTCGAGCGCGAGGGCAAGGTGCCGCTCGTGAAGGCCCTTGCTCAGCCGCGCGTGCCGGGTGCCGTCGAGTTGGTGGTGGGCCCCGAAGGCGGCTTCACCCCGAGCGAAGGCGAGGCCCTCGTGGCATCGGGGGCTATCGCCGTCAGCCTCGGCACCCGCATCCTGCGCACGGAAACGGCCAGCCTTGCGGCCCTGGCCATCGCGGGGGCGCTGTTCGAGGGGTGAGTTAGCGGGGTTTCGTCTTCTTGGGCGCCGGGTTTCCCGGCGCCTTTTGCTTGGCGGGCGCGGGGGCCTGCGCGCTTGCTTGCTCTGCGGCGCGCTTGGCCATCATGGAGGCGATGGATTCGTGGGAGCCGCCATCGACCGGGGGGCTGTTGTCGGGTTGCTTGCGGGCCTTGGCCATGAGCGAGGCCATCGCCTCGAGCGACGGGCGCAGCATCTGATCGAGGGCGCTGGTGAACTTTTCCTTGACCGTCTGGGGCTCGGTGCGCACGGGCAGCGGGGCCGCATGCGGGGTGGTGAGCGGCGCGGTGAAGGGCTGGGTCTTCTGGGGCTGGCGCGAGGCGAGGCTGAGGGTGCCCGCCGCGTGGTTCGTGAGCGGCGCGGTCGGCATGTGGGCCGGGGCGCGCTGCGGCAGGGTGCTGCGGTCGAGCTGGCGCGGCGGTTCGAAGTCGCGCGGCAGGTTGGTGAGGTCGATGGCAGCAGGGGCTGCGGGCTTGGCGCCGGCCTTGCCCTTCTTCTTGGGGGCGGCTGCCGGGGCAGCGCCTGTCCCGGCGCTCTCGGCGCCGAGCTTGGCGAGCGCATCGCTTGCGAGCTGCGCGTACTTGGGGAAGTGCAGGGTGCGCTGCCAGAGCTTGATCGCCTTTTCCTTCTCGCCCTGGCGATCGCAGAGGCGCGCGGCCGCCACGTACGCCATCTCGTTGTCCGGTGCCATGGCGATCACCGCCTCGAAGGCCTTGATCGCCTGGGGGAAGTCCTTGAGGTTGGCGAAAGAGCGTCCCAGCCCCTCGTAGACTTCGAGGGTCGGCTCCTGGAGCTGGAGCACCCGGCAGTACTCGTAAGCTGCCTGGCGAAAGTCATTGAGCCGCAGGGCGCAGTGGCCGAGGAGCAGGTGGACCGGTGCGAAGTCCTCCTGCTGCTGGATGATCAGAAAAGCCTGCGAGGTGGCGCGCTGCAGGTCGCCCGCGTCGTAGGCGGCCTGCGCCAGCTGGAAGCGGGCCGCCACGGCTTTGGGGTCGTTGCGCAGCGCCAGGTTGAGGGCCTTGGTCGCTTCGTCGTAACGGCCCTTGCTGCGGTGGATGGTGCCGATCAGGATGAAGGCGTCGGTCAGGGTGGGGTCGAGCGCGACGGCAGCCTTGAGCTCGTCGAGCGCTGCCTCGTGATCGCCCTGCTGGAAACGGGCCTCGCCCAGGTAGTACTGGTTCAAGGGGCTGGGCCTCAGGGTCATGGCTTGCTCGAGCGCTGCGACCGCTTCGGCGTAGGCGCCGGTGCGACTCTTGCTACGACCGAGCAGGGCCAGCGCCTGGGCCTGGATCCCGCTGTCCTCGGCCGTGACCTTGCCGAGTGCCGCAATGGCGTCGGGGTAGGCCTGGGCGTTGAAGGCGTCGGTCGCTGCTTTCAACAGGTCTCGGTTGCTTGGGGCGGGAGCTGCCATGTGCTACCTAGCCCTTCGGTTTGGGGCGGGGCGTCGTCGGCTTGGCAGGTCCCGGCTTGGCGGGCGCAGGCTTTGCGGGCGCCCCCGGGGCGCCCTTCAGGGATGGGCGCGCGGCGGCCTGCGGCGGCGTCGGCTGGACGGGCGGGATGGGCGCGCTCGGGGTTTTGCCCGGCTGGATCTTGGCGAGGAGCCCGGTCTTGACCTTGTTGACCATCTCGGGGTTGAGGCGGCCGGTCACGCTGCGGACCATGGCGTTCGCCGACTCTTGGACGCCCGAGAGGTCGATGGCGTCCTTGAGCGGGGTCTTGTCGATCAGGCGGTTGAGGCCGTCGAAGAGGTTGTCGAGCGGCGTGGTGGGGGACGCCGGCTGCGGCACCGGGCGCGGCGGCAAGGGGCCGGAGGTGCTCGTGGGGGTCTTGCCGAGCGGCGCGGTCTTGCTCGCGCCGATGACGCGGCCCGGCGCCTGGGTCGGCAGCGACTTGGGGAGCGTGGCGCGATCGATCATCTTGGGAGGCGAGAAGGAGACCGCCGGGCCCTTGGGCTTGGGAGCGCTCGCGACATCGGGCTTGGCGCCCTTGGCGCCCTTCTTGCCCTTCTTCTCGGCCTTTGGAGCCGGAGGCGCCTCGACGGGCAGCCCCAGCCGCACCAGGGCGTCGCCTGCGAGCTGCGCCGAGTTGGGGAAGCGCAAGAGCTGCCGGAAGTACTTGCCGGCCGTCTCCTTGTCGCCGTGGCGCTCGGCCAGGCGCGCCACCGCCGAGAGGGCGAGCTCGTTGCTCGGATCCATGTCGAGGGAGGCTTCGAACGCCTGGATGGCCTGGGGCAGGTCGTGCAAGTGCGCGAAGGCGCGGCCCAGCGACACGTAGACGGCGGCGTCGGGCCCGTTCAGCTCGAGCACACGGCAGAACTCGACGGCGGCCTGGCGGAAGTCGCTCAGCTTGAGGGAGATGTTGGCCAACAGCAGGTGCGCCGGGGCGAACTGTTCGGAGTGCTGTAACACCAGGTGGGCCTGGGAGGCGGCACGCTGCATGTCGCCCAGCTCGAAGGCGACCTGGGCGATCTGGTAGCGTGCCACAATCGCCTTGGGGTCGTTCTTGAGGGCCTTGTCGAAGCAGGGGACCGCTTCCTTGTAGCGGCCGGCCTCCTTGCGCACCACCCCGAGCAGGATGTAGGCGTCGGTCAGGGTCTCGTCCGACTGGGCGGCGTTGGAGAGGCACGACTCGGCCCCCTCGCGATCGCCCATCTGGTAGAGGCACTCGCCCAGGTGATAGAGGGTGCGCGCGCTCTGGCGGGTGTTGTAGGACTCCTCGAAGCAGAACCGCGCCTGGTCCAGCTGCTTGGTACGCGCGTAGGAGCGGCCCAGCATCAAGAGGGCCTGTGCATAGGCCGACGGGTCCTGGGCGGTGATGCGGCTGAGGGTGGCGATCGCCGTGGCGTCGTCGCCCGCCTCGAAGGCCGCATGGCCGGCTCTGAGAATCTCCTGGTTGGTCATCGAGCGTCTTATACCCTAAGCGTGGTGAGAAAAACTGTTTGGTCGAGCCGCCCAAGGCGGTCGGGCCGTCTACATCCCCGGTGGGGGAGGCGCTAATGCGTGGTCGAGGCATCCCCGCCGTCGGCTAGTTGCGCGATCTTGCGAAGGCGGTGGTTGATGGCCGACTTGGAGAGGGGCGGCGAGTGGAGCTCGGCCAATTGGGCGAGGCTTGCGAAGGGATTCTCGCGTCGGAGCTCGGCGGTCTCCACCAGCTCGGGCGGCAGCGCCTTGAGGCGGCCGGTGTTCTCGAGGGTCTCGATCCGGGCGATCTGCTCCTGGGCGGTCGAAACGGTCCGGTCCAGGTTCGCCGTCTCGCAGTTGACCGCGCGCTGGACGTTGTTTTTGAGGTCTCGGCTGATGAGCAGCTCTTCGAGGGCCAAGAGGGCGGGAACCGCGCCGACCAGAGTCAAGAAGGTGGCGATGTCCTCGCTCTTCTTCACGTAGGCGGTCCAGTGGGCATGGCCCGAGCGGCGGTAGTGCCCCGCCTTGACCCCTTCGTCCTGGAGGAGCACGACGATCCACGAGCTCAGCTCGCCGGTGGCAGTGAACTCCAGGTGGTACGCCCGCTCAGGGTTGACGATCGAGCCGCAGCCGAGGAAGGCCCCGCGCAAGAAGGCACGGCGGCAGCAGGCACGCCGGCGGATGGTGCGCTGCAAGTCGTCGAGGCTCATGACCCCGCCCAGCCCCTCGGCGGGGATGGGGAGTACCAGGCGGTAGTGAGTGCCGCGCTGCGAGGGGTCCGGGTCGTGCAGGTGAGGGGTGACGCCGAGTGCTTGCTTGGCGAGCTTGAAGAGGAGTCGCGCCACCCCTCCGTTTTCGAGCGAGACGATCAGCTGGCCCTCGGCGGCCTCGGAGGCGCAGACCGAGAGCAGCGCCAGCAGCAGGGCCTTCTGGCAGCAGGGGCGGTCGTTCTCGACCTGGGCGAGGTGGCTGCGCACCTCCTGGGAGAAGGTCGGCGCGCTCATAGCCACCCCTTGCTCTTGGCGGACCATTCGGCCTCGGTGGGGAAGGGCAGGATCTTCTCGCCCGATTCCTTGCGGGCCTTGAGGAGCCACTCCACGATGGCGCGCGCAAGCGCGGCGGGGTCGTGCCGGACCACGTCCCCCTCGTCGAGCAGGGGAGCGCTGAAGGCCTGGACGCCAAGGGCCTTGCAGGCCTCTCGGTCGAAGGCGACCGGGTGCTGGCCCTGGGCCTCGTACTTTTCGAGCAGGCGCTGGGGCAGCTCCTGGTTGGCCAGCACGTCCTGGATGATGTCGGGCCCGCCCAGGCGCTGGAGGGCGCGGACGTGATCCGCGACGGAGTAGCGATCGGTTTCGCCGGGCTGGGTCATGACGTTGCAGACGTACAGCCTGGGTGCCTTGCTCATGAGCAGGGCCTCCACGATCTCGGGGATGAGCAGGTTGGGGGCGAGGCTGGTGTAGAGGCTGCCGGGCCCGATGATGATGGCGTCCGCCTCCTGGATGGCGCGGATCGCCTCGGGCAGGGCCATCGGGGCCTCGGGCTCCGAGCGGACCATGGCGATGGGCACCGGGCTCGTCGAGATCTGCTGCTCGCCGCGGACCACCTCGCCACCTTCGAGGATGGCGACGAGCTCCATGGCTTCGAGGGTCGCGGGCAGCACCTGGCCGCGGACCGCAAGAACGCTGCTCGAGGCGCGGATGGCCTGCTCCAGATCGCCCGTGATGTCGGCCATGGCCGTGAGGAAGAGGTTGCCGAACGAGTGGCCCAAAAGCGAGCTGCCCGCCGTGAAGCGATAGTCGAAGAGCTTGGTGAGCAGCTCCTCTTCGCCGGCGAGAGCGGTGAGGCAGTGGCGCAGATCGCCGGGCGGCAGCACCCCCAGCTCCTCGCGCAGGCGGCCGCTGGAGCCCCCGTTGTCGGTCATGGCCACGATGGCGGTGATGTTGTCCGAGTAGGCCTTGAGCCCGCGCAGCAGGGTCGAGAGGCCGGTGCCGCCCCCGATGGCGACGAGCTTGGGCCCCCGGCGCACCCGCTGGCGGTGGAAGGCATCCACCAGGCGCGGCGGCGCGGGGTGCAGCACCCATACCACCTCGCGGATGAGGCGCCGGGCGCCGAGAAAGGCGATCACCGCCCCCAGGGCCAGGAGCGCAACCCCTTCGATGACGGTCGCCACGCGCGGCTCGCGCCCGCGCAGCTCCATGAGCACGAAGTAGGTCAGGAAGATCACCCCGGTGTTGCTCAGGAGAACCCCGAACAACGAAAGGGCGACCCAGCGCTTGATGCCGAGGCCCGGAGTGAGCCAGCGAAGCAGCTGCCGCATGGCCGTTTTAGGCGCCCGCGCGGGGCTGCGGCTCGGCGCCGTAGTAGTCGGGATGGCGCGAGATGTCGCGGTGCTCCTCGATGACCGGGGTCTCGCCCCGACGCAGGTACTCGGCCAGGTAGTGGGCGATCGCCACCGAGCGGTGGCGGCCGCCGGTGCAGCCGATGGCGATCGCCAGGTGGGTCTTGCCCTCCTTGCGGTAGTGGGGCACCAGGAACGAGGCCAGGTCGATGAAGCGCTCGAGGAACTCCAGGGTGACCGGGTGGCTCAGGACGAAGTCCTGGACCTTCTCGTCGAGGCCGGTGAAGGGCCTGAGGTCCGGGTCGTAGTGAGGGTTGGGCAAGAAGCGCACGTCGAAGACCAGGTCCGCGTCCATGGGCGGGCCGTACTTGAAGCCGAAGCTCTTGACCGTCACCTGCATGGAGCCGTCGACCTGATCGGTCTGGATGAAGCTCGCGATGAGCTTCTCCTTGAGCTGCTTGCCGGTCAGGTCCGAGGTGTCGATGATGACGTCGGCGGCCGCGCGGATCTCGGCGAGGCGATCGCGTTCCTGCTTGATCGAGTCGACGAGGGTGGCCTCGCCCCAGAGGGGATGACGCCGGCGGGTCTCGCTGAAGCGGGTCAGCAGGATGTTGTCCGAGGCTTCCAGGAAGACCACCGTGGTGGGGTAGCCCTTGGGCTTGATCTGCTCCAAGACGTTCGTCAGCTCGTCGAGGAAGCTGCCGCCGCGCGAGTCCATCACCACCGCGATCTGGTGCATGCTGGGATAGGTCAGCTCGATGAACTGGGGCAAGAGCGGCGGGATCAGGTTGTCCACGCAGAGGAAGCCCATGTCCTCGAAGCAGCGGATTGCGAGGCTCTTGCCCGCCCCGGAGAGGCCCGTGACGATGAAGATGGCGTTTTGACGGGCGCTCATGACGGGGGGACCTCCTGCCGAATGGACCGGCGGTGCGAGAAAGGGGCGGCTTTCGATTATATCACGCTGACCCGCTTTGCCTCGGACCCCTTGGCCCCTTTCGGCGTGGGCATCTGCTAGACTGTCATCGTCCTGCCCCGCGCCCGAGTAAGGAGTCTGCCCATGCGCCCGAAACTGATCGCCACCGACCTCGATGGGACCTTCATCGGGCGCGACCTCGAGGTCTCGGAGCGCAACCGGCGGGCCGTGGAGCTTGCCCACGAGGCCGGGGTCCACTTCGTGATGGCGACCGGGCGCATGTACCGCGCCACCCTGCCCTACGCCCGGGCCTGCGGGGTCAAGACCCCGCTCATCACCTACCAGGGGGCGCTGATCCGGGACCACCTCACCGAGGCGGACCTGTGGCACCGCACCATCCCCATGCCCCTCGCCCACGAGGCGCTCGAGTCGCTGAGGGCGTCGGGCTTCCATCTCAACTTGTACGTGGATGACGAGCTCATCGTCGAGCGCATGAGCCCCGAGGCCGAGCTCTACTCCAGCGTCTCGCGGGTCGTTCCCAAGGTGGTGCCCACCTTCGAGGAGGCCCTCACGACCGAGCCGACCAAGATCGTCGCGATCGCCGAGGCCGAGGCGGTCCAGAAGTGGGTGCCCGCCCTGCGCGAGCGCTTCGGCGAGCAGCTCTACGTCACCGAGTCGATCCCCATCTTCCTCGAGATCGCGAACCCCACCATCCGCAAGAGCGTCGCCCTCCAGCACGTGGCAGAACGCCTGGGGGTCTCGCGCGAGGAGATCGTGGCCTTCGGCGACGGCATGAACGACCTGGACATGCTGGAGTACGCGGGGCTCGGCGTGGCGATGGGCAACGCGCCCGACGCCGTCAAGGCCGTCGCCGATCGCGTCACCCACCACGTGCGCGAGGACGGGGTGGCCCGGGTGATCGAGGAGCTGTTGAGCTAGCGCTCGCGGGTGCTGGTCTGGATCGCTTCGAGCGCATCCACGCAACCGGCGCCGTACTGCTGATCCCAGCCGGCCGTACCCAGGTCGCGGGCGCTCGTGACGATCCACTTGCGCAGGGTCTTGGCCGAGGGCGGGCGCGAGGGGTGGATGAGCAGGGCCGCGAGGCCGCTCACGTGGGGGGCTGCGGCCGAAGTGCCGCCAAAGCGGCCGTAGCCGCCGATGGCGAGGGCGGGCACGTCGTCGGCAGGGGCCGTCACGGTCACGAACGCCCCATAGTTGGAGTAGCTCGCGCGCCGGTCGTTCCGGTCCAGGGCGCCCACCGCGATCAGGCCCTCGAAGCCGGGCTCCGAGCTCCAGCAGGCGGGATAGGTCTTGATCGGCCGATCTCCGATGTTGCCGGCCGCGGCCACGATCGCCACGTTGCGCTCGAGGGCGTATGTCACCGCGTCCTTGAGGGCCCGAAGGCCGCTTGCCGTCAGGCCGTCCTCACCCTCGGCGAAGCCCAGGCTCATGTTGAGGACGCTCGCCCCGTGATCGACCGCCCAGACGATGCCCGCCGCGGCGTCGGCCGCGCGCACTGCGCCGGTGTTCGAGACGTTGACCTTGACGGGCATCAGCCGCGCGTTGGGGGCGACCCCCGCGAGGCCCTCGCCGTTGTGGGTGGCGGCCGCCGCGATGCCCGCGACGGCGGTCCCGTGCCCCAGGTCGTCCTGGGGCACGCGGGTGGGGGCCGTGACGTTGTGGCCGCTCACGAGCTTGGGGGCGAGCTCCGGGTGCTTCAGGTCGCAGCCTGTGTCGATCACGGCGATGACCGCGTCCGTGGCGCCCTCGCGGATCTCCCAGGCGTCGGCGACCTTCATCCGCTGCATGTCCCACTGCTCGTCGAAGCCGGGGTCGTTCGGGATCGCGCGGGAGGGTGCCGCGTCGCTCAGGGTGCCGGTCACGTCCCGCTCGATGTAGCGCACGCCGCTTTGCCGCGAAAGGGCTGAGAGGTCTTGAGGCTTGGCGCCTTTCACCTGGTAGGTCGCAAGGCCCGTGGCGCCGAGGTGCCGTACCAGTTCGAGGCCGTGACGCTTGCCGATTTCGGCGGCTTGGGCGGCGCTCAGCGCGCCGAGGCCGACGTTGATGCGCACGATCCCCGCCTTCGAGGCGGCGAGCATGGCGTCGAAGCCTTCAGCGGCGGCCGGAAGACCCGTGCCCGCAAGCGGGGCCTGGCAGCCGGCGGCGCTCAGCGCGAGGACGGTCAGGAGCAAAAACGATCGACGACATTTCATGCATGAATTGTCGCCTGCTAGGGGTCAACGCTTGCGTCGATCCCTGCGATCGGGTCGATCCTCATGCCAGTCCAGATGGCGCGAGATCTTGGTCCTGGGCGGCTTCGCGGCAGGATTCTTGCTCGGAGTCTCGGGCGCCTCGAAGGCCTCGACGGGCGGCTTCCAAGGCCGGATGTGGTCGTCGCTGCCGGAACGGGGCGGAGCGATCTTGAGGGGTTCGAGCGGTATCCCGGTGCGCAGGCGCTTGAGGGCCTCGACCTCCTCGCGGTAGCTGAGGGTCACGGCCCGTCCCTCGCGCCCGGCACGGCCCGAGCGGCCCGCGCGGTGGACGTACTGGTCCACGTCGGGCGGCACGGCGTAGTTGACGACCAGATCGACCTCGGGGATGTCGAGCCCGCGCGAGGCCACGTCGGTGGCGACCAGGATCCGGTAGAGCCCGTCACGGAAGCGCGCCATGGTCTCGTTGCGGTTCGCCTGCGGCAAGTCACCGTTGAGGTAGGCGGCGGCGAGCCCCGCCTGGCGCAGGCGCATGGCCACGCGCTTGGTGTCTTCCTTGAGCCGAACGAAGACGATGGCTTGTCCCGGCTCCTCGCGCAGCAGTTTGGTCAGGATGGGCAGCTTGCCGTCCTTGGGAACCGCCACGTGATGGTGAGTCAGGGTCTTGGCGGTGGTGGCGGGCTGGAGGGGGGCCTTTTCCTCCGTCTTGCGCATGGTCGCTTCGGCGTAGGCTTGGACCTCGGGGCCGACCGTGGCCGAGACCAGGACGGTCTGGCGCTCGGTGGGCAGCGCCGCGAGGATTCCGTCCAGGTCGTGCTTGAAGCCGCGCAGCAGCATCTCGTCGGCCTCGTCGAGGACGACGGTACGGCAGTGCTTGAGCATCAAGGCGTCGCGTCGGACCAGGTCGTGCACCCGGCCGGGCGTCCCCACCAGTACGGCGATCCCCTTGTCGATGAGCTTGAGCTGGGGCTCGATGGCCTCGCCGCCGACCAGGGCATGGATCGCGGGGCGCCACTTGCGGGCGGCCTCGCGCAGCACGTCGCGCACCTGCAGCGCCAGCTCGCGGGTCGGCACCAGGATCATGGCCCGGGGGCGCAGGGGGGTGCCCGCGATGGCGTTCAGCAGGGGCAGGCCGTAGGCGAGAGTCTTGCCCGTGCCCGTCTCGGCCTGGATCACCGCGTCGTGGCCTTCGAGCTGGGAGGGGATGCTCGAGGCCTGGATGGGGGTGGGGCGCTCGAAACCGAGTCGCGCAAGGCCGCCGAGCAGCTCGGGCCTTAGGCCGAGCGCTTCGAAGCTCGGGGGGGACGGGGTCATGGAGGGCCTCCTCGCGAGGGTGATGGGCTGGGACCCCCATCTTAGGCGAATCTTCCGCAATTAAAAAGGTAGCTTTTGCGGATGAACGGGGTATAGGTGGACGGGCGCTCCCCTGCTTGTCATGGTGGCGGATTTTCGTTTCTATATCGATATTGTCGAGGTGATTCCAGGTGTTCGCGATTATCGGGCTGCTCATCGTCTTTGGCGCGGTCTTTGGAGGGTTCATGGCGGAGGGCGGCCCCCTCGTGGTCCTCTATCAGCCATACGAGCTCCTCATCATCGGCGGGGCGGCGCTCGGGGCGATGCTCTGCGCGACCCCGGCGCCGGTCCTCAAGCAGATCACCAAGGAGCTACCCACCGTCTTCGCCGGATCCAAGTACACCCGGGCGGCTTACGACGAGATCCTGGGCGCCATGTTCGCGATCTTCACCCGCGCCAAGCGCGAGGGCTTCCTGACGGTCGAAGCGGATCTGGCCGCCCCCCACGAGTCCGAGGCCTTCAGCGGCTTCCCGACCCTGCTGGCGAACCACCACGCCCTCGAGTTCCTGTGCGATTCCATGAAGCTCGCGATCAGCTACCAGGCGAAGCCCGAGCACATCGAGCTCGCGATGGACATCTACCTAGAGACCCACCACGAAGAGGGCGGCCTTGGCAGCGCCTCCTTGACCCGCGTCGCGGACGCCCTGCCCGGTCTGGGCATCGTGGCGGCGGTGCTCGGCATCATCATCGCCCTCCAGAGCCTTAGCGCTCCCCCCGAAGTCCTTGGCCACGCCATTTCGGCGGCGCTGGTCGGCACCTTCCTCGGCCTCTTGCTCTCCTACGGCATGATCCAGCCCATCGCCGCCAACATCGAGGGGCAAGCCAAGGAGAGCGCCCGCTACTTCCAGTGCATCCGCGAGGCCGTGGGGGCCTACTTCAGCGGCTGTGACCCCATCGTGGCCGTCGAGATCGGCCGCCAGGCCATCTACTCCTACAACCGCCCGACCGCCGAGCAGCTCGATGCCATCGTATCGGGGCGCTCGGGGGCGTCGGCTGAGGCCGCCGGGGTGGGGGCCTAATCAGTGGGGCGCAGACGCAAAGGCGGTCACGGCGGGCATCACGGGGGATCCTGGAAGGTCGCGTTGGCCGACTTCATGACGGCGATGATGGCCCTCTTTCTGGTGCTGTGGCTGACGGGCCTCAGCACCAAGGACCAGAAGAAGGGGATCGCCGAGTACTTCCGTGATCCCTCGATCTTCGGTCAGGGCAAGGGGGTCATGAAGGGGACGGAGGTGCCGGTCAACGCCACCATCATCGAGAACCCGCCCATCGGCATCCAGCCGATCCCCGACGTCATAGAGCCGCCGGCTTCGACCGAGAGCATCGCGGCCGAGATCCAGGAGGCCCTCTTGGAAGGCTCGCTCTGGCCCTTCCGTGACAGCATCCAGGTCAAAGAGACGCCCGAAGGGATCGAGCTTTCGGTGGTCGAGAAGGCGAAAGACGTCTTGTTCGACAGCGGCGCGCCTTCGCCGACCCCACGCACGGTCGACATCCTCAAGGCCATCTCCCGCGAGCTCAAGGGGGTCAGCAACCACATCATGATCGGCGGCCACACGGATGCCCATCCGCTGGCCCTCAGGAACGGCTACACCAACTGGGAGCTCTCGGCGGATCGCGCCAACAAGGCACGCAACATCCTGGAGTCCAACGGGGTGAACGCAAAGCGCATCTGGGCGGTGCGCGGCTTCGCCTCGACCCACCCCATCAACGA
This genomic window from bacterium contains:
- a CDS encoding 16S rRNA (uracil(1498)-N(3))-methyltransferase; amino-acid sequence: MRDLPRFFLPPSQIQGDTLVLLDEDANHAARVLRLKEGDPLYALDGKGTLFHAEVTALDKRAVTCRVTAQESAGGELGVQLTLVQGMPKGEKFEWIVQKATELGVSRIVPVLTERSVVKIQGDKAQDKVRRWQAIAKEAAEQCERALVPTVEAPIPFRAWLAASQAEAVTRLACLEREGKVPLVKALAQPRVPGAVELVVGPEGGFTPSEGEALVASGAIAVSLGTRILRTETASLAALAIAGALFEG
- a CDS encoding tetratricopeptide repeat protein — translated: MAAPAPSNRDLLKAATDAFNAQAYPDAIAALGKVTAEDSGIQAQALALLGRSKSRTGAYAEAVAALEQAMTLRPSPLNQYYLGEARFQQGDHEAALDELKAAVALDPTLTDAFILIGTIHRSKGRYDEATKALNLALRNDPKAVAARFQLAQAAYDAGDLQRATSQAFLIIQQQEDFAPVHLLLGHCALRLNDFRQAAYEYCRVLQLQEPTLEVYEGLGRSFANLKDFPQAIKAFEAVIAMAPDNEMAYVAAARLCDRQGEKEKAIKLWQRTLHFPKYAQLASDALAKLGAESAGTGAAPAAAPKKKGKAGAKPAAPAAIDLTNLPRDFEPPRQLDRSTLPQRAPAHMPTAPLTNHAAGTLSLASRQPQKTQPFTAPLTTPHAAPLPVRTEPQTVKEKFTSALDQMLRPSLEAMASLMAKARKQPDNSPPVDGGSHESIASMMAKRAAEQASAQAPAPAKQKAPGNPAPKKTKPR
- a CDS encoding tetratricopeptide repeat protein; amino-acid sequence: MTNQEILRAGHAAFEAGDDATAIATLSRITAQDPSAYAQALLMLGRSYARTKQLDQARFCFEESYNTRQSARTLYHLGECLYQMGDREGAESCLSNAAQSDETLTDAYILLGVVRKEAGRYKEAVPCFDKALKNDPKAIVARYQIAQVAFELGDMQRAASQAHLVLQHSEQFAPAHLLLANISLKLSDFRQAAVEFCRVLELNGPDAAVYVSLGRAFAHLHDLPQAIQAFEASLDMDPSNELALSAVARLAERHGDKETAGKYFRQLLRFPNSAQLAGDALVRLGLPVEAPPAPKAEKKGKKGAKGAKPDVASAPKPKGPAVSFSPPKMIDRATLPKSLPTQAPGRVIGASKTAPLGKTPTSTSGPLPPRPVPQPASPTTPLDNLFDGLNRLIDKTPLKDAIDLSGVQESANAMVRSVTGRLNPEMVNKVKTGLLAKIQPGKTPSAPIPPVQPTPPQAAARPSLKGAPGAPAKPAPAKPGPAKPTTPRPKPKG
- the whiA gene encoding DNA-binding protein WhiA, with translation MSAPTFSQEVRSHLAQVENDRPCCQKALLLALLSVCASEAAEGQLIVSLENGGVARLLFKLAKQALGVTPHLHDPDPSQRGTHYRLVLPIPAEGLGGVMSLDDLQRTIRRRACCRRAFLRGAFLGCGSIVNPERAYHLEFTATGELSSWIVVLLQDEGVKAGHYRRSGHAHWTAYVKKSEDIATFLTLVGAVPALLALEELLISRDLKNNVQRAVNCETANLDRTVSTAQEQIARIETLENTGRLKALPPELVETAELRRENPFASLAQLAELHSPPLSKSAINHRLRKIAQLADGGDASTTH
- a CDS encoding YvcK family protein; amino-acid sequence: MRQLLRWLTPGLGIKRWVALSLFGVLLSNTGVIFLTYFVLMELRGREPRVATVIEGVALLALGAVIAFLGARRLIREVVWVLHPAPPRLVDAFHRQRVRRGPKLVAIGGGTGLSTLLRGLKAYSDNITAIVAMTDNGGSSGRLREELGVLPPGDLRHCLTALAGEEELLTKLFDYRFTAGSSLLGHSFGNLFLTAMADITGDLEQAIRASSSVLAVRGQVLPATLEAMELVAILEGGEVVRGEQQISTSPVPIAMVRSEPEAPMALPEAIRAIQEADAIIIGPGSLYTSLAPNLLIPEIVEALLMSKAPRLYVCNVMTQPGETDRYSVADHVRALQRLGGPDIIQDVLANQELPQRLLEKYEAQGQHPVAFDREACKALGVQAFSAPLLDEGDVVRHDPAALARAIVEWLLKARKESGEKILPFPTEAEWSAKSKGWL
- the rapZ gene encoding RNase adapter RapZ; translation: MSARQNAIFIVTGLSGAGKSLAIRCFEDMGFLCVDNLIPPLLPQFIELTYPSMHQIAVVMDSRGGSFLDELTNVLEQIKPKGYPTTVVFLEASDNILLTRFSETRRRHPLWGEATLVDSIKQERDRLAEIRAAADVIIDTSDLTGKQLKEKLIASFIQTDQVDGSMQVTVKSFGFKYGPPMDADLVFDVRFLPNPHYDPDLRPFTGLDEKVQDFVLSHPVTLEFLERFIDLASFLVPHYRKEGKTHLAIAIGCTGGRHRSVAIAHYLAEYLRRGETPVIEEHRDISRHPDYYGAEPQPRAGA
- a CDS encoding HAD family phosphatase: MRPKLIATDLDGTFIGRDLEVSERNRRAVELAHEAGVHFVMATGRMYRATLPYARACGVKTPLITYQGALIRDHLTEADLWHRTIPMPLAHEALESLRASGFHLNLYVDDELIVERMSPEAELYSSVSRVVPKVVPTFEEALTTEPTKIVAIAEAEAVQKWVPALRERFGEQLYVTESIPIFLEIANPTIRKSVALQHVAERLGVSREEIVAFGDGMNDLDMLEYAGLGVAMGNAPDAVKAVADRVTHHVREDGVARVIEELLS
- a CDS encoding S8 family serine peptidase; the encoded protein is MKCRRSFLLLTVLALSAAGCQAPLAGTGLPAAAEGFDAMLAASKAGIVRINVGLGALSAAQAAEIGKRHGLELVRHLGATGLATYQVKGAKPQDLSALSRQSGVRYIERDVTGTLSDAAPSRAIPNDPGFDEQWDMQRMKVADAWEIREGATDAVIAVIDTGCDLKHPELAPKLVSGHNVTAPTRVPQDDLGHGTAVAGIAAAATHNGEGLAGVAPNARLMPVKVNVSNTGAVRAADAAAGIVWAVDHGASVLNMSLGFAEGEDGLTASGLRALKDAVTYALERNVAIVAAAGNIGDRPIKTYPACWSSEPGFEGLIAVGALDRNDRRASYSNYGAFVTVTAPADDVPALAIGGYGRFGGTSAAAPHVSGLAALLIHPSRPPSAKTLRKWIVTSARDLGTAGWDQQYGAGCVDALEAIQTSTRER
- a CDS encoding DEAD/DEAH box helicase — protein: MTPSPPSFEALGLRPELLGGLARLGFERPTPIQASSIPSQLEGHDAVIQAETGTGKTLAYGLPLLNAIAGTPLRPRAMILVPTRELALQVRDVLREAARKWRPAIHALVGGEAIEPQLKLIDKGIAVLVGTPGRVHDLVRRDALMLKHCRTVVLDEADEMLLRGFKHDLDGILAALPTERQTVLVSATVGPEVQAYAEATMRKTEEKAPLQPATTAKTLTHHHVAVPKDGKLPILTKLLREEPGQAIVFVRLKEDTKRVAMRLRQAGLAAAYLNGDLPQANRNETMARFRDGLYRILVATDVASRGLDIPEVDLVVNYAVPPDVDQYVHRAGRSGRAGREGRAVTLSYREEVEALKRLRTGIPLEPLKIAPPRSGSDDHIRPWKPPVEAFEAPETPSKNPAAKPPRTKISRHLDWHEDRPDRRDRRKR